In one window of Hevea brasiliensis isolate MT/VB/25A 57/8 chromosome 10, ASM3005281v1, whole genome shotgun sequence DNA:
- the LOC110649497 gene encoding protein SIEVE ELEMENT OCCLUSION B: protein MAGAPLRVSNPKKEHVTVSSSDDNAKMNQIQSTHAPDGREFSLKPLLLLVEDIFQRAAPTGLANIVHQQGAPHAQLDLLDDKILRNGSDEMMDVLSYTINKISCEICCNSSGGGDPHATTMAIFQLLSSYSWDAKVVFAISALALNYGEFWLVAQLYHTNPLAQAVALLKQLPDMFERADALKPKFEAINNLIRATLDVAKCIVEFKELPSQYITADAPEILTATTHIPTAVYWAIRSIVACTLQIIGLTGLGHEYTASTTEAWELSSLAHKIRSIHEHLMTQLSLCYHHIDEKRHIEAYQTLIRQFEIVHIENIKILRTLIYTKDDQLPLFDGANHKRVDGAKQKRVSLDVLRRKNVLLYISDLELPHEELEMLLQVYTEARQHPERTESQFEIVWLPVVHPSTPWNEVTKKQFENLQSMMPWYSLFHPSLLDRAVIRYIKEVWRFNKKPLLVVLDQQGKVVNPNAIHMMWIWGITAFPFTSIREEELWKEETWRIELLADTIDPKIPAWIQGGKYICLYGGEDISWIRKFTRLADAVAKAANIQLEMLYVGKSNPREKVKRNNSIIEAEKLSHTLDLTMIWFFWVRLESMWHSKMQHNRTVENDSIMQEIVTMLSFDGSEHGWALISKGSGDQDQMTKAKGADILETFDALQSWKHIADERGFVTALNDNLRGRHNPHHCNRLILSGTIGSIPEMIVCADCNRPMERFIMYRCCND, encoded by the exons ATGGCAGGTGCACCTCTCAGGGTATCAAATCCTAAAAAAGAACACGTTACGGTTTCTTCATCAGACGACAACGCAAAGATGAATCAAATTCAGTCCACTCATGCTCCTGATGGCCGTGAATTTTCATTGAaacctcttcttcttcttgttgaaGACATTTTCCAACGAGCTGCACCCACTGGCCTGGCTAACATTGTTCATCAACAA GGAGCTCCCCACGCACAACTTGATTTATTGGATGATAAGATTCTCCGAAATGGCTCTGATGAAATGATGGATGTTTTGTCATACACAATCAACAAAATTTCCTGCGAG ATATGCTGCAATAGCTCTGGTGGTGGAGATCCACATGCTACAACAATGGCAATATTTCAGTTGCTATCAAGCTACTCATGGGATGCAAAGGTGGTGTTTGCCATATCAGCATTAGCGCTAAACTATGGCGAATTCTGGCTCGTCGCCCAGCTTTACCATACAAATCCACTGGCCCAAGCAGTTGCGCTGCTTAAGCAATTGCCAGACATGTTCGAACGTGCTGACGCATTGAAACCAAAGTTTGAGGCAATCAACAACCTTATCAGGGCAACTTTGGATGTTGCAAAATGCATTGTTGAATTCAAGGAGCTTCCATCTCAGTATATCACTGCTGATGCACCAGAAATTTTAACTGCTACTACCCATATCCCTACTGCTGTCTACTGGGCCATCAGGAGTATTGTGGCTTGTACTTTACAAATTATTGGCCTCACTGGCTTGGGCCATGA GTACACTGCATCGACAACGGAAGCATGGGAACTGTCAAGTTTGGCCCATAAGATCAGAAGCATTCATGAACATCTCATGACACAACTCAGTCTTTGTTATCATCATATAG ATGAGAAAAGGCACATTGAAGCATATCAAACACTCATTCGCCAGTTCGAAATTGTCCACATTGAAAACATAAAGATTCTCAGGACTCTGATTTATACTAAAGATGATCAACTACCACTCTTTGATGGTGCCAACCATAAAAGGGTTGACGGTGCCAAACAAAAAAGG GTTAGCCTTGATGTGCTAAGGAGGAAGAATGTGCTGCTATATATCTCAGACCTGGAACTACCCCATGAAGAGCTTGAAATGCTTCTACAAGTTTACACTGAGGCTCGGCAGCATCCAGAAAGGACTGAGAGCCAATTTGAGATAGTCTGGCTCCCTGTCGTGCACCCATCAACCCCATGGAATGAAGTGACAAAAAAACAATTTGAGAATCTCCAATCAATGATGCCTTGGTACTCACTGTTTCACCCTTCACTGCTCGATCGAGCAGTCATCAGATACATCAAGGAGGTGTGGCGCTTCAACAAGAAGCCCTTGCTCGTGGTCTTGGACCAGCAAGGGAAAGTAGTGAATCCTAATGCTATCCATATGATGTGGATTTGGGGAATCACAGCTTTCCCTTTCACCAGCATTAGGGAGGAAGAACTCTGGAAAGAAGAAACCTGGAGAATTGAGTTGTTGGCAGATACTATTGATCCAAAAATCCCCGCTTGG ATACAAGGAGGGAAGTACATATGCTTGTATGGTGGAGAGGATATAAGTTGGATCCGCAAGTTCACCCGGTTGGCAGATGCAGTTGCAAAAGCTGCCAACATCCAGTTAGAGATGCTTTATGTAGGAAAAAGCAATCCAAGGGAGAAAGTGAAAAGAAACAATTCAATTATTGAAGCAGAAAAACTTAGCCATACGTTAGACCTCACAATGATCTGGTTCTTCTGGGTGAGGCTGGAGAGCATGTGGCACTCCAAGATGCAACATAACAGGACTGTAGAAAATGACTCAATAATGCAGGAGATTGTGACCATGCTCAGCTTCGACGGAAGTGAACACGGGTGGGCTCTGATTAGTAAAGGATCAGGGGATCAGGATCAAATGACAAAGGCAAAAGGGGCTGATATCTTGGAGACCTTTGATGCCCTTCAGTCATGGAAGCACATTGCAGATGAAAGGGGATTTGTGACTGCACTTAATGACAACCTCCGTGGGCGCCATAATCCACATCACTGCAACAGATTGATTCTGTCAGGGACTATAGGAAGCATCCCTGAAATGATAGTGTGCGCTGATTGCAACCGCCCCATGGAGAGGTTCATCATGTACCGCTGTTGCAATGATTAA
- the LOC110649496 gene encoding protein SIEVE ELEMENT OCCLUSION B isoform X2, producing the protein MAAVPNRVSNTKKERVVFCSSDDNAKMNQIQSTHAPDGREFSVKPLLHLVEDIFQRAAPSGLVTIGAPHAQLDLLDDKALRSGFDEMQDVLSYTINKISCEISCKSSGGGDPHATTLAIFQLLSSYSWDAKVVLSLSALAVNYGEFWLVAQLYHTNALAQAVALLKQLPDMFERADALKPKFEAINNIIRATLDVAKCVVEFKELPSQYITADAPEMLTATAHIPTAVYWAIRSIVACASQIIGLTGLGHEYIASTAEAWELSSLAHKVRSIHEHLVTQLSVCYHHIDEKRHIEAYQTLIHQFETVHIDNIKILRTLIYANDDQLPLFNGADQNRVDGAKLKRASLDVLRRKNVLLYISDLELPHEELEMLLQIYTEARQHPKRTESQFEIVWLPVVHPSTPWNEVKQKQFESLRSMMPWYSVFHPSLLDRAVIRYIKEVWHFNRKPMLVVLDHQGKVVNSNAIHMMWIWGITAFPFTSIREEALWREETWRIELLADTIDPKIPAWIQGGKYICLYGGEDISWIRQFTLMANGVAQAANIQLEMLYVGKSNPREKVKRNNSIIEAEKLSHTLDLTMIWFFWVRLESMWHSKMQHNRTVENDSIMQEIVTMLSFDGSEHGWALISRGSGDQDQMAKIKGADILETFEDFQSWKHNADERGFVTALNDNLHGRHSQHHCNRLILSGTIGSIPEMMLCADCNRPMEKFIMYRCCND; encoded by the exons ATGGCAGCTGTACCTAACAGGGTATCAAATACTAAAAAAGAACGCGTTGTGTTTTGTTCATCAGACGACAACGCAAAGATGAATCAAATTCAGTCCACTCATGCTCCTGATGGCCGTGAATTTTCTGTGAAACCTCTTCTTCATCTTGTTGAAGACATTTTCCAACGAGCTGCACCCAGTGGCCTGGTTACCATT GGAGCTCCCCATGCACAACTTGATTTATTGGATGATAAGGCTCTCCGAAGTGGATTTGATGAAATGCAGGATGTTTTGTCATACACAATCAACAAAATTTCCTGCGAG ATATCCTGCAAAAGCTCTGGTGGTGGAGATCCACATGCTACAACATTGGCAATATTTCAGTTGCTATCAAGCTACTCATGGGATGCAAAGGTGGTGCTATCCTTATCAGCATTAGCGGTAAACTATGGAGAATTCTGGCTCGTCGCCCAGCTTTACCATACAAACGCACTGGCCCAAGCAGTTGCACTGCTTAAGCAATTGCCAGACATGTTCGAACGTGCTGACGCATTGAAACCAAAGTTTGAGGCAATCAACAACATTATCAGGGCTACTTTGGATGTTGCAAAATGCGTTGTTGAATTCAAGGAGCTTCCATCTCAGTACATCACTGCTGATGCACCAGAAATGTTAACTGCTACTGCTCATATCCCTACTGCTGTTTACTGGGCCATCAGGAGTATTGTGGCTTGTGCTTCACAAATTATTGGCCTCACTGGCTTGGGTCATGA GTACATAGCATCGACAGCGGAAGCATGGGAATTATCAAGTTTGGCCCATAAGGTCAGAAGCATTCATGAACATCTCGTGACGCAACTCAGTGTTTGTTATCATCATATAG ACGAGAAAAGGCACATTGAAGCATATCAAACACTCATTCACCAGTTCGAAACTGTCCACATTGATAACATAAAGATTCTCAGGACTTTGATTTATGCTAACGATGATCAACTACCACTCTTTAATGGTGCCGACCAAAATAGGGTTGATGGTGCCAAACTAAAAAGG GCTAGCCTTGATGTGTTAAGGAGGAAGAATGTGCTGCTATATATCTCAGACCTGGAACTACCACATGAAGAGCTTGAAATGCTTCTACAAATTTACACTGAGGCTCGGCAGCATCCAAAAAGGACTGAGAGCCAATTTGAGATAGTCTGGCTCCCTGTCGTGCACCCATCAACCCCATGGAATGAAGTGAAACAAAAGCAATTTGAGAGTCTCCGATCAATGATGCCTTGGTACTCGGTATTTCACCCTTCACTGCTTGATCGAGCAGTCATCAGATACATCAAGGAGGTGTGGCATTTCAACAGGAAGCCCATGCTCGTGGTCTTGGACCATCAAGGGAAAGTAGTGAATTCTAATGCTATCCATATGATGTGGATTTGGGGAATCACAGCTTTCCCTTTCACCAGCATCAGGGAGGAAGCACTCTGGAGAGAAGAAACCTGGAGAATTGAGTTATTGGCAGATACTATTGATCCAAAAATCCCCGCTTGG ATACAAGGAGGGAAGTACATATGCTTGTATGGTGGAGAGGATATAAGTTGGATCCGCCAATTCACCCTGATGGCAAATGGAGTTGCACAAGCTGCCAACATCCAGTTAGAGATGCTTTACGTTGGAAAAAGCAATCCAAGGGAGAAAGTGAAAAGAAACAACTCAATTATTGAAGCAGAAAAACTTAGCCATACATTAGATCTTACAATGATCTGGTTCTTCTGGGTGAGGCTGGAGAGCATGTGGCACTCCAAGATGCAACATAACAGGACTGTAGAAAATGACTCAATAATGCAGGAGATTGTGACCATGCTCAGCTTCGACGGAAGTGAACACGGGTGGGCTTTGATTAGTAGAGGATCAGGGGATCAGGATCAAATGGCAAAGATAAAAGGGGCCGATATCCTGGAGACTTTCGAAGACTTTCAGTCATGGAAGCACAATGCAGATGAAAGGGGATTTGTGACTGCACTTAATGACAACCTCCATGGACGCCATAGCCAACATCACTGTAACAGGTTGATTCTGTCAGGGACTATAGGAAGCATCCCTGAGATGATGTTGTGCGCTGATTGCAACCGCCCCATGGAGAAGTTCATCATGTACCGTTGTTGCAATGATTAA
- the LOC110649496 gene encoding protein SIEVE ELEMENT OCCLUSION B isoform X1 yields MAAVPNRVSNTKKERVVFCSSDDNAKMNQIQSTHAPDGREFSVKPLLHLVEDIFQRAAPSGLVTIVRQQGAPHAQLDLLDDKALRSGFDEMQDVLSYTINKISCEISCKSSGGGDPHATTLAIFQLLSSYSWDAKVVLSLSALAVNYGEFWLVAQLYHTNALAQAVALLKQLPDMFERADALKPKFEAINNIIRATLDVAKCVVEFKELPSQYITADAPEMLTATAHIPTAVYWAIRSIVACASQIIGLTGLGHEYIASTAEAWELSSLAHKVRSIHEHLVTQLSVCYHHIDEKRHIEAYQTLIHQFETVHIDNIKILRTLIYANDDQLPLFNGADQNRVDGAKLKRASLDVLRRKNVLLYISDLELPHEELEMLLQIYTEARQHPKRTESQFEIVWLPVVHPSTPWNEVKQKQFESLRSMMPWYSVFHPSLLDRAVIRYIKEVWHFNRKPMLVVLDHQGKVVNSNAIHMMWIWGITAFPFTSIREEALWREETWRIELLADTIDPKIPAWIQGGKYICLYGGEDISWIRQFTLMANGVAQAANIQLEMLYVGKSNPREKVKRNNSIIEAEKLSHTLDLTMIWFFWVRLESMWHSKMQHNRTVENDSIMQEIVTMLSFDGSEHGWALISRGSGDQDQMAKIKGADILETFEDFQSWKHNADERGFVTALNDNLHGRHSQHHCNRLILSGTIGSIPEMMLCADCNRPMEKFIMYRCCND; encoded by the exons ATGGCAGCTGTACCTAACAGGGTATCAAATACTAAAAAAGAACGCGTTGTGTTTTGTTCATCAGACGACAACGCAAAGATGAATCAAATTCAGTCCACTCATGCTCCTGATGGCCGTGAATTTTCTGTGAAACCTCTTCTTCATCTTGTTGAAGACATTTTCCAACGAGCTGCACCCAGTGGCCTGGTTACCATTGTTCGTCAACAA GGAGCTCCCCATGCACAACTTGATTTATTGGATGATAAGGCTCTCCGAAGTGGATTTGATGAAATGCAGGATGTTTTGTCATACACAATCAACAAAATTTCCTGCGAG ATATCCTGCAAAAGCTCTGGTGGTGGAGATCCACATGCTACAACATTGGCAATATTTCAGTTGCTATCAAGCTACTCATGGGATGCAAAGGTGGTGCTATCCTTATCAGCATTAGCGGTAAACTATGGAGAATTCTGGCTCGTCGCCCAGCTTTACCATACAAACGCACTGGCCCAAGCAGTTGCACTGCTTAAGCAATTGCCAGACATGTTCGAACGTGCTGACGCATTGAAACCAAAGTTTGAGGCAATCAACAACATTATCAGGGCTACTTTGGATGTTGCAAAATGCGTTGTTGAATTCAAGGAGCTTCCATCTCAGTACATCACTGCTGATGCACCAGAAATGTTAACTGCTACTGCTCATATCCCTACTGCTGTTTACTGGGCCATCAGGAGTATTGTGGCTTGTGCTTCACAAATTATTGGCCTCACTGGCTTGGGTCATGA GTACATAGCATCGACAGCGGAAGCATGGGAATTATCAAGTTTGGCCCATAAGGTCAGAAGCATTCATGAACATCTCGTGACGCAACTCAGTGTTTGTTATCATCATATAG ACGAGAAAAGGCACATTGAAGCATATCAAACACTCATTCACCAGTTCGAAACTGTCCACATTGATAACATAAAGATTCTCAGGACTTTGATTTATGCTAACGATGATCAACTACCACTCTTTAATGGTGCCGACCAAAATAGGGTTGATGGTGCCAAACTAAAAAGG GCTAGCCTTGATGTGTTAAGGAGGAAGAATGTGCTGCTATATATCTCAGACCTGGAACTACCACATGAAGAGCTTGAAATGCTTCTACAAATTTACACTGAGGCTCGGCAGCATCCAAAAAGGACTGAGAGCCAATTTGAGATAGTCTGGCTCCCTGTCGTGCACCCATCAACCCCATGGAATGAAGTGAAACAAAAGCAATTTGAGAGTCTCCGATCAATGATGCCTTGGTACTCGGTATTTCACCCTTCACTGCTTGATCGAGCAGTCATCAGATACATCAAGGAGGTGTGGCATTTCAACAGGAAGCCCATGCTCGTGGTCTTGGACCATCAAGGGAAAGTAGTGAATTCTAATGCTATCCATATGATGTGGATTTGGGGAATCACAGCTTTCCCTTTCACCAGCATCAGGGAGGAAGCACTCTGGAGAGAAGAAACCTGGAGAATTGAGTTATTGGCAGATACTATTGATCCAAAAATCCCCGCTTGG ATACAAGGAGGGAAGTACATATGCTTGTATGGTGGAGAGGATATAAGTTGGATCCGCCAATTCACCCTGATGGCAAATGGAGTTGCACAAGCTGCCAACATCCAGTTAGAGATGCTTTACGTTGGAAAAAGCAATCCAAGGGAGAAAGTGAAAAGAAACAACTCAATTATTGAAGCAGAAAAACTTAGCCATACATTAGATCTTACAATGATCTGGTTCTTCTGGGTGAGGCTGGAGAGCATGTGGCACTCCAAGATGCAACATAACAGGACTGTAGAAAATGACTCAATAATGCAGGAGATTGTGACCATGCTCAGCTTCGACGGAAGTGAACACGGGTGGGCTTTGATTAGTAGAGGATCAGGGGATCAGGATCAAATGGCAAAGATAAAAGGGGCCGATATCCTGGAGACTTTCGAAGACTTTCAGTCATGGAAGCACAATGCAGATGAAAGGGGATTTGTGACTGCACTTAATGACAACCTCCATGGACGCCATAGCCAACATCACTGTAACAGGTTGATTCTGTCAGGGACTATAGGAAGCATCCCTGAGATGATGTTGTGCGCTGATTGCAACCGCCCCATGGAGAAGTTCATCATGTACCGTTGTTGCAATGATTAA
- the LOC110644837 gene encoding uncharacterized protein LOC110644837 — MMQHVDKPLSKILKPHQKSFICASSAMAAASPRLSNPKNERLMFCSSDDNAKIHQIQSTHDPDGHEFSLKPLLHLLEDIFNRAAPTGLASIFHQQGAQQAKFPALDDKALQGFDDMLHVLSYTIKKISCEASI; from the exons ATGATGCAGCATGTAGACAAGCCCTTATCCAAAATCCTTAAACCCCATCAGAAG AGTTTCATCTGTGCCTCATCAGCTATGGCAGCTGCATCTCCCAGGCTATCAAATCCTAAAAATGAACGCCTTATGTTTTGTTCATCAGACGACAATGCAAAGATACATCAAATTCAGTCCACTCATGATCCTGATGGCCATGAATTTTCTTTGAAacctcttcttcatcttcttgaaGACATTTTCAACCGAGCTGCACCCACTGGCCTGGCTAGCATTTTTCATCAACAA GGAGCTCAGCAAGCAAAATTTCCCGCATTGGATGATAAGGCTCTCCAAGGCTTTGATGACATGCTACATGTTTTGTCATACACAATCAAGAAAATTTCCTGCGAGGCTAGTATATGA